TCCTGATGATCATCGGCGATGCGGTCGCTCGCCCCTTGGCCGCCGAGCTGCGGCTCAATCACCAGCTCTACGATCTGGCGGACCTGCGCCTGGTGTCGTCGTCGGGTGCCATCCTGTCGCCGGCGGTGAAGGCCGAGCTCGAGGAGTACATGCCGGCGACGAAGGTGATCGACCGGTTCGGTGCGTCGGAGACCGGCGGGCAGGGGCGGATCGTGCGCGCGCCCGACGGGCGCGGCCCGCTGCGGCTGCTGGCCGACGAGCACACCACCGTGATCGGTGATGACGGTCGTCCTCTCGAACCCGGTTCGGGGGAGCGGGGGCGGCTGGCTCGGCGCGGTTGGATCCCGCTCGGCTACTGGAACGACGACGAGAAGACGGCGGCCACCTTCCCGACGATCGACGGGGTCCGCTACTCGGTGCCCGGCGACCTCGCGACGATCGAGGCCGACGGCGCCATCTCGGTCTTCGGGCGCGGCTCGATGGTGATCAACACCGGCGGCGAGAAGGTGTTCCCCGAGGAGGTCGAGGCCGCCGTGAAGGGGCATCCGGCGGTGTTCGACGCCCTCGTGGTGGGCGTGCCCGACGAACGTTTCGGTTCCCGGGTCGCCGCGGTGGTCAGCCTGGTCGACAGCGCCCGGGCTCCATCGGTGGAGGATCTGGCGGATCACTGCCGCAGCATCATCGCCGGCTACAAGGTGCCGCGTGCGTTGGTGGTGGTCGAGCAGGTCCGCCGCAAGGTCACCGGCAAGGGCGACTACGCATGGGCGAAGGACGTTGCCTCCGAGGAGCATGGCTGATGTCGATCGGGATCACTGCGGATCATGCGGCGCTGGCCGACACCGCCCGCCGCTGGGCGGCTGCGAACGTCGGCGACGTCGGTCGTCGCGTCGGGCTGGAGGAGGGGGGCGCGCCGGTCCCCGACTTCTGGGCCGAGATGGTCGCAATGGGCTGGCCGGTGCTGCACGCCGCCGAGGAGCACGGTGGTCAGGGGTTCACCCTCGCCGACCTGGCCGTGGTGCTCGAGGAGACCGGGCGGGCGGGAATGCCGGGTCCGCTGTTGGCCACGGCGATCGCAGTGGCGGTCCTGAACGAGGCCGAGTCGCCCACCGGCGGTGCCGACGTGGCGGCGGAATGGATCCCCCGTATCGCGGCGGGCGCCACCGCGGCCGTGGCGTTCGCGGGGACCGATGACGGTCGCGTGTTCCGCAACGTGCTCGGCGCCGAGGGCGCGGCCGTGGTGATCGTGCCGACGGGCGAGGGATGGCGAGCGGTCGCCGCCGATTCGTGCGAGTGCGGTCCGACCCGGGGTGTCGACGTCGTGCGGGGCGTCGCCGACGTGACGGTCGCCGCGGACGCGGGCGACCGGTTCACGCTGCCGCCCGGACGGGCCGTCGACCTGGCGACGGCGCTGGCGTGCAGCGAGGCGGTCGGGCTGGCCGCATGGTGCGTCGACACCGCGGCCGAGTACGCCCGCGATCGGGTGCAGTTCGGCCGTGCGATCGGCCAGTTCCAGGGCGTCAAGCATCGGTGCGCCGACATGCTCGCCGCGCTCGAGTTGGCCCGGGCGGCGGCCTGGGATGCCGTGCGCGGCGGCCCCGCCGACGAGCAGCGGCTCGCCATCGCCTGTGCGGGGAGCATCGTGCCCGATGCCGTCGTGGGCGTCGCCAAGGACTGCGTGCAGGTACTGGGTGGCATCGGGTTCACGTGGGAGCACGACGCCCACCTCTTCCTCCGTCGGGCCCTGGCGACCCGAGCGCTCCTTCCGAAGGCGACGTCGCGAGCCGTCCAGGTGCGACAACTGGTCGCGCTCGGCGTCGAGCGGTCGTTGCCGATGGAACTGCCCGACGAGGCCGAGTCGATCCGTCCCGGGGTACGGGCATGGCTCGACGCACTGATTGCGTCGCCCAAGGACACGTGGAACCGCCGGATCGCCGACGCGGGCTACCTGGCGCCGCATTGGCCGGTGCCGTGGGGCCGCGGCGCGACCGCCGTCGAACAGGTGGTGATCGACCAGGAGTTTCGCGCCGCCGGGGTTCGCCGTCCCCATCTCCAGGTGGCCGCCTGGGTACTCCCCACGCTGCTGGCCCACGGGACCGACGCGCAGCAGGAACGTTGGGTCGGGCCGTCGTTGCGCCAGGAGATCATGTGGTGTCAGCTCTTCTCCGAGCCCGAGGCGGGGTCGGACCTGGCCTCGTTGCGGATGACGGCCGTGCGCGACGGCGACGGTTGGCGACTGACCGGTCAGAAGGTGTGGACCTCGATGGCCCACTCGGCCGACTGGGGCATCTGTCTCGCCCGGACGTCGCCCGACCGGCCGCGCCACGACGGCATCACCTGCTTCTTCGTGGACATGACGAGCGAGGGCATCGAGGTGCGCCCGCTGCGGGAGATCAACGGCGACGCGTGGTTCAACGAAGTGTTCTTCGACGATGTGTTCGTACCCGACGACTGTGTGATCGGCGCGGTGGACGACGGCTGGCGGGCCGGTCGGACGACCCTGGCCAACGAACGGGTCTCGATGGGGTCCGGCGCGTCGATCGGCGCCGGCGTGCTGGCGCTGGCCGGTCTGTTGGGCGACCACTCGTCGCCACACGAGGAGGCAATGGTCGGGCGGCTGCTGGCGAGAGAGTCGGCGCTCGGCGCACTGCGGAGCCGGATGACGATCCGTGCGCTCGTCGGGGCCGACGCCGGCCCCGAAGCCAGTGTGGTCAAGCTGATCGGGGTGATCCACGACCAGGACGTGCAGGAAGCCGGCGTCGAGTTGTTCGGGGCCGATGCGGCCGCCGCGTCGGGTGACGCGTCGGGATGGGTGGCCTCGTTCCTGTGGAACCGAAGTCTGACCATCGCCGGGGGCACCAGCGAGGTGCAGCGCAACGTGATCGGCGAACGGCTCCTCGGTCTGCCCCGCGATCCCTGATCCCGTCGACACCTTGGGCATCGGTAGGGTGCCGCGCATGCTTCCCCGACTGGCCGGTCTACTCGTGGTCGTGCTGCTGGCGTCGGCCTGCGGCGGATCCGACGATCAGCCCGCCGACGCACCGTCCGTTGCGGACCCGACCATGTCCTCGGCGGCGGCGTCGATCATCGCCGATCTGGACTACTGCGAGGTGGCCGTGGCGGAGAACTCCCGGGCCGGTGCATTCGACGTCGCCACCGCGAGCCCGCAGGAGACCGCAGAGTTCTACCGGTCCATGACCGCACTCGCCGATCGGGCCGACGTGGTCGCACCCGAGACGATCGTGGACGACCTCGCCGTGCAGCGCCGCGCGCTCGCCGCCACCGTGGCAGCGCTCGAGGCGGTCGACTGGAATCTCGCCGACGTGGGCGTCGAGCTCGCCCTCATCTACGAGGACCCGGAGTATCTCGATGCCGACGCCCGGCTCGAGGAACACGCGGCAACCGAGTGCGGTATCGGTGCCGCCGATGCCGTGCCGGCGCGGTTCGAGGCCTATTGCGCGGTCGCCACCGAGGTCGCCGGACGCAGTGAGGTGTCGACCGGGGCGTCGCCCGACGAGGCCCGGACGCACTACGAGACGCTGGTCGCCGATCTGGATCGTCTCGAGGCATCGGCCCCCGAGGAGATCGTCGACTCGGTCGTCCTCGTGGCCGACCGTTTCGACGAGGTCGCCCGCCTGCTCGAACGCGCCGCGTGGGACCTCGGAACCGGGCTCGCATCGGTCGAGGCATGGGCCGCGGATCCGGCGGTCTCCGACCCGATGAACGAGGCGATCGCGGTGATCGAGACGTTCGACACCGACGTGTGTGGCCTGGCCTCCTGAGTGACCACGTCGTGGGCATGACCAGGTGTACCGTTGTCGGTCATGAGTGAACTCCACACCTCCCGCCGACTGCGGATCTTCCCGCTTCTCGCCATCCTCCTCGCTGTCTCACTGGTCGCCGCCGCATGTGGTGACGACGGTGATTCGGCCGACCCCGACACCACGGTCCCCGCCGACGAGGGCACGGAAACCGATGCCGATGACGCGGACACCACCGATGACACCGCCGGCGACGACGACACGGGCGACGACAGCGGCGAGATGTCGGGCGACGCCGACTCGACCTACTGCGAGCTGAGCACGGCCCAGAACGCCATCGACGCCGAGTTCAACCCCTTCGACGTCGACGCAGCCGGCATGGAGGCCTACTTCGTCGACAACCGCGACCGTCTGGCCGAGGCCGTGGACGTGGCGCCGTCCGAGATCCGCGACGACCTCCAGGCGATCCTCACCGCCTTCGACGAGCAGTTCATTCCCACCCTCGCCGCGGCCGACTGGGACTTCTTCGCGGTCAGCGACGAGTTGGAGGCGATCTCGGAGAACGCCGCGCTCGACGAGGCACAGATGCGACTCGAGGCCTACGACGCCGATGTCTGCGGTATCGGGGGCGGCGTCTTCGACGGCGTCGACGAGACCGGCGCCGGCGCCGCCGACGACGCGCTCGAGGACGCCCTGGGCGAGTTCCTCGGTACCCCGGAAGGTCTAGAGACAGTCCTCGAATCCGAGTTCGGGCGCGACGCGTTCATCGCCGGGATGACGGCCGACGGTCGTCTGACCACGGAACAAGCCGAGTGCATGCTCACCGCTCTCGACATCGACATGCTCCTGGCCTTCGGCGCGCTCGTTCAGCAGGGCGCCGACGCAACGTCGAGTGACGACCTCGCCGCGTTGGGCTCTGCCCTCGACGGC
This Acidimicrobiales bacterium DNA region includes the following protein-coding sequences:
- a CDS encoding acyl-CoA dehydrogenase — its product is MSIGITADHAALADTARRWAAANVGDVGRRVGLEEGGAPVPDFWAEMVAMGWPVLHAAEEHGGQGFTLADLAVVLEETGRAGMPGPLLATAIAVAVLNEAESPTGGADVAAEWIPRIAAGATAAVAFAGTDDGRVFRNVLGAEGAAVVIVPTGEGWRAVAADSCECGPTRGVDVVRGVADVTVAADAGDRFTLPPGRAVDLATALACSEAVGLAAWCVDTAAEYARDRVQFGRAIGQFQGVKHRCADMLAALELARAAAWDAVRGGPADEQRLAIACAGSIVPDAVVGVAKDCVQVLGGIGFTWEHDAHLFLRRALATRALLPKATSRAVQVRQLVALGVERSLPMELPDEAESIRPGVRAWLDALIASPKDTWNRRIADAGYLAPHWPVPWGRGATAVEQVVIDQEFRAAGVRRPHLQVAAWVLPTLLAHGTDAQQERWVGPSLRQEIMWCQLFSEPEAGSDLASLRMTAVRDGDGWRLTGQKVWTSMAHSADWGICLARTSPDRPRHDGITCFFVDMTSEGIEVRPLREINGDAWFNEVFFDDVFVPDDCVIGAVDDGWRAGRTTLANERVSMGSGASIGAGVLALAGLLGDHSSPHEEAMVGRLLARESALGALRSRMTIRALVGADAGPEASVVKLIGVIHDQDVQEAGVELFGADAAAASGDASGWVASFLWNRSLTIAGGTSEVQRNVIGERLLGLPRDP